In a genomic window of Amphiprion ocellaris isolate individual 3 ecotype Okinawa chromosome 13, ASM2253959v1, whole genome shotgun sequence:
- the cep162 gene encoding centrosomal protein of 162 kDa isoform X5, with amino-acid sequence MGTLCSFPLADGGNIITMSHRLTKEELDAQFEQFLKESVSDDSIDLGSPDKQPHAKTSQKSSQKPSVAPWQDDDHSSAGTGRAETAKRRFIKARKAQPENNEGLLEFAKSVRKSLRNSQPIREEDEDPEDAGLKKEGMETAFLNRDSTETEDSGMAPAVNMTSMGLDTLEEEEEKARFFAQLEAGALSTIDYSKLNRDLDSTSCTIATNLGKAEDVKELSDGQSEVRVPETRMESPAFTGSPHYSDDFEDEKNAKKPLEEKCATSAIFARVSLYDSLDETGDRRKDTEGSLDKGHSYLQSGGSDMEALQEAYRQVHVVEDSDDYNRQNVSVEGRGKINRPVSPFSPPQHARQSLQPASTNESELPTEEELMRRIRPEKDQIRGFTLQPVSAVEFNQEKESQFLDKTDVPYTESQGKKTRKSVPVSGVKGARGHAGHQSSSPHPPKHDLTWSIKEEVERLMQDQNSYSSYTTFCAGKAKKQQASHGSTVFKPSTPSVGKPTAAAVKGRRVDERTAIAPRLFGPSRAATTTARTHTSVSRFPQHPPKAKFTKNQEKDHCDSATDSDLKVSSELVASVQSLVAVLQQQMDTSTHQDAAQEVRGLQETRETRHLPQFNRDEQSSVVEELKVQLAQKERELQMMKKGAEELSSLKQQNFLLQSKLQTAEEASRKKSCMETADPATEEKLQEIDKEIKEQETLIKGYQQENEKLYLQMKAQQATSKANEEAMFNENQRLLNELAFTREQLNKTSRPVGNVCLMDHTQRITGLLAQVQELKRNEAKLYVDIHNLKQENKALEVDLQLIKNRRDLAKDQTISTSVLNVSGDKTSEMGVLENKHREEVVALKKKLQWFAKNQVLLDRDAGRLKAATAEIQLLKDQVETLKQAVGKRSTEQQRRAREKSLNMKRMQDLERQVKELEQILRSRNPNSLPALIYAAATAASHEDVGAAKTSPPSQITALLERRIQRLETELESHDEEAKCSLRAMEQQFHRIKLRYEQQISELEQQLQQKQQDEGAGLSKPWMSKIQTLEEKLQREKESSQEKENSLQNLIQSLQQQLKHKENPAPQKTQPSPGRQQRQAEAAFGIRIERLNQEVATKTRTIQDLTRTVERLQKERRNMLSLPNLRPEIRSTESKQQQGLTKTLCSPTIQETCAGEETFPAAQYEKTYQPTVFTGSHISEVLQENEALKQRVELLELQGEQEREALKADAVQAKEELCRLKEHFAEQLSSMKAEHLLVVDRLRATHALEHSSSKVAELTNKLNTQEIWIKQLQEQLKELQGSKDALAISRTRENVLQEQLTILLQELKEAKEAQSPEVKLLCSLETKILNIELKYQHKEEELQQVIEGAWQTAGVDHQSEVERWKRLAQDKSRQLEVFRLELDSILDILRHLQRHGLVLPTPDLPVTALFPQTT; translated from the exons CAGAGACAGCCAAACGCagatttatcaaagccagaaaggCCCAGCCCGAGAACAACGAGG gACTGTTGGAATTTGCGAAGTCTGTCAGGAAGTCTTTAAGGAATTCCCAGCCTATTCGAGAAGAGGATGAGGATCCAGAAGATGCTGGTTTGAAGAAAGAAGGGATGGAAACTGCTTTCCTTAACAGAGACAGTACAGAGACAGAGG actcAGGCATGGCACCAGCTGTGAACATGACCAGTATGGGCTTGGACACactggaagaagaagaggagaaagccAGGTTCTTTGCCCAGCTCGAGGCGGGAGCTTTGTCAACTATAGATTACTCCAAGCTGAACAGAGACCTAGACTCAACAAGCTGTACCATCGCCACTAACCTTGG AAAAGCAGAGGATGTGAAGGAGCTGAGTGATGGTCAAAGTGAGGTCAGAGTCCCAGAAACTAGAATGGAGTCTCCAG CCTTTACAGGCTCCCCACACTACAGTGACGATTTTGAAGATGAGAAGAATGCGAAAAAGCCACTAGAGGAG AAGTGTGCAACGTCTGCAATTTTTGCCAGAG tttctctTTATGATTCTTTGGATGAAACTGGTGACAGAAGAAAGGACACAGAGGGGTCACTAGACAAAG GCCACTCATATCTGCAAAGTGGAGGGTCTGACATGGAGGCTCTTCAGGAGGCCTACAGACAGGTCCATGTTGTGGAGGATTCAGATGACTATAATCGCCAAAATGTATCTGTGGAAGGGAGAGGAAAGATCAACAGACCTGTGTCTCCATTCTCCCCTCCTCAACATGCCCGTCAGTCTCTTCAGCCTGCTTCAACCAATGAGTCAG agcTGCCTACTGAGGAAGAACTAATGAGGCGCATCCGACCAGAGAAGGACCAAATTAGAGGCTTCACCCTCCAGCCTGTCAG TGCTGTGGAGTTCAACCAAGAAAAGGAATCGCAGTTCCTGGATAAGACAGATGTGCCTTATACAGAGTCACAagggaagaaaacaagaaagtCTGTCCCCGTTTCAGGAGTGAAGGGAGCCAGGGGACATGCCGGCCATCAGTCCAGCTCCCCACATCCTCCCAAGCATGACCTAACATGGAGCATCAAGGAGGAGGTAGAGAGGCTGATGCAAGATCAAAACAGTTATTCTTCTTACACAACCTTTTGTGCTGGTAAAGCTAAGAAACAACAG GCTTCCCATGGTTCCACTGTTTTTAAACCCTCTACGCCTTCAGTGGGGAAACCTACTGCAGCTGCCGTGAAAGGAAGGAGAGTGGATGAGAGAACAGCAATCGCTCCCAGGCTGTTTGGCCCGAGTAGAGCCGCCACTACTACAGCCAGAACCCATACCTCTGTTTCCCGTTTCCCACAGCATCCACCAAAAGCCAAATTTACAAAGAACCAAGAAAAGGATCACTGCGATTCTGCAA CAGACTCGGATCTGAAGGTGAGCAGTGAGCTGGTGGCATCTGTTCAGTCCTTAGTGGCCGTCCTCCAACAACAGATGGACACCAGCACTCACCAGGATGCTGCACAGGAAGTTAGAGGTCTTCAAGAAACCCGAGAGACACGGCACCTTCCACAGTTCAAT AGGGATGAGCAGAGCTCTGTGGTGGAGGAGCTAAAAGTCCAGCTGGCGCAGAAAGAGAGGGAGCTGCAGATGATGAAGAAAGGAGCAGAAGAGCTCAGCTCACTTAAACAGCAAAACTTCCTCCTGCAGAGCAag TTGCAAACTGCAGAAGAAGCTAGTCGGAAGAAGAGTTGTATGGAGACTGCAGACCCTGCTACAGAGGAGAAGCTCCAGGAGAttgataaagaaataaaagagcAGGAGACACTCATCAAAGGTTACCAGCAG GAGAACGAGAAGCTGTATTTGCAGATGAAGGCTCAGCAAGCCACAAGTAAAGCCAATGAGGAGGCCATGTTCAATGAAAACCAGAGGCTACTGAATGAGCTGGCTTTCACAAG GGAGCAGCTGAATAAAACTTCAAGGCCTGTGGGAAATGTTTGCCTAATGGATCACACTCAACGCATTACAGGCCTTTTAGCTCAAGTACAGGAACTTAAG AGGAATGAGGCCAAGCTGTATGTGGACATTCACAACCTGAAGCAAGAAAATAAAGCTCTTGAGGTTGACCTGCAACTAATAAAGAACAGGAGAGACTTGGCTAAAGACCAAACCATTTCCAcctcag TTCTGAATGTGTCAGGTGATAAGACTTCTGAGATGGGTGTACTggagaacaaacacagagaggaagtGGTGGCCctgaagaagaagctgcagtgGTTTGCTAAGAACCAGGTGCTGCTGGACAGAGATGCTGGCAGGCTGAAGGCAGCTACAGCTGAGATACAACTGCTCAAAGACCAG GTAGAAACACTGAAACAGGCAGTTGGCAAAAGAAGCACCGAGCAGCAGAGAAGAGCCAGAGAAAAATCTCTGAACATGAAGAGGATGCAGGACTTGGAGAGACAG GTGAAGGAACTGGAGCAAATTCTAAGAAGCAGAAACCCAAACTCGCTACCTGCCCTGATTTATGCTGCAGCCACGGCTGCTAGTCATGAAGATGTGGGTGCAGCCAAGACATCTCCACCTAGCCAGATAACTGCTCTGCTAGAGCGAAGGATTCAGCGTCTGGAGACTGAGCTGGAGAGTCATGATGAGGAGGCCAAATGCAGCCTGCGGGCAATGGAACAGCAGTTCCACAGAATCAAG CTCCGCTACGAGCAGCAGATTTCAGAattggagcagcagctgcaacAGAAACAGCAGGATGAAGGAGCAGGTTTGTCAAAACCATGGATGTCAAAGATTCAGACTCTGGAGGAAAAACTGCAACGTGAGAAGGAGAGCAGCCAAGAGAAAGAGAACTCTCTCCAAAACCTGATTCAGTCtcttcagcagcagctaaaGCACAAG GAGAATCCCGCCCCGCAAAAGACCCAGCCAAGTCCAGGCCGACAGCAACGTCAAGCCGAGGCAGCATTTGGCATTCGGATAGAGAGGCTGAACCAAGAGGTTGCCACCAAAACACGAACCATTCAGGACCTGACTCGTACTGTGGAGAGACTgcagaaagagaggaggaaCATGTTGTCTTTACCTAACCTACGGCCAGAAATACGTTCCACAGAGAGCAAACAGCAACAAGGCCTGACCAAAACACTTTGTTCCCCTACCATACAAGAGACATGTGCAGGGGAAGAAACGTTTCCAGCTGCACAGTATGAAAAGACCTACCAGCCCACTGTCTTTACag GAAGTCATATCTCAGAGGTTCTGCAGGAGAATGAGGCTCTGAAGCAGCgtgtggagctgctggagctgcagggTGAGCAAGAGAGGGAGGCACTAAAGGCTGATGCTGTACAAGCCAAGGAGGAGCTGTGCAG GCTGAAGGAGCACTTTGCAGAGCAACTGTCTTCAATGAAGGCAGAACACCTCTTAGTGGTGGATCGTCTGCGGGCAACCCATGCCCTGGAGCACTCATCCTCAAAGGTTGCCGAACTGACCAATAAGCTCAACACTCAGGAG ATTTGGATAAAACAGCTGCAAGAGCAGTTGAAGGAGCTGCAGGGTTCCAAAGATGCACTTGCAATATCCAGGACCAGAGAAAATGTTCTGCAGGAGCAG ctAACCATACTGCTGCAGGAACTAAAGGAAGCTAAAGAAGCTCAGAGCCCAGAGGTGAAACTATTGTGTAGCCTGGAGACGAAGATCCTCAACATCGAGCTCAAATACCAGCACaaagaggaggagctgcagcag GTGATTGAGGGAGCGTGGCAGACAGCGGGTGTGGATCATCAGTCTGAGGTGGAACGCTGGAAGCGCCTGGCTCAGGACAAAAGCAGACAGCTAGAAGTTTTCCGTCTGGAGCTGGATTCCATCCTGGACATCCTGAGACATCTTCAAAGACATGGATTGGTCCTCCCCACTCCTGACCTCCCCGTCACAGCCCTGTTCCCTCAGACAACGTAA
- the cep162 gene encoding centrosomal protein of 162 kDa isoform X6 — MGTLCSFPLADGGNIITMSHRLTKEELDAQFEQFLKESVSDDSIDLGSPDKQPHAKTSQKSSQKPSVAPWQDDDHSSAGTGRGLLEFAKSVRKSLRNSQPIREEDEDPEDAGLKKEGMETAFLNRDSTETEDSGMAPAVNMTSMGLDTLEEEEEKARFFAQLEAGALSTIDYSKLNRDLDSTSCTIATNLGKAEDVKELSDGQSEVRVPETRMESPAFTGSPHYSDDFEDEKNAKKPLEEKCATSAIFARVSLYDSLDETGDRRKDTEGSLDKGHSYLQSGGSDMEALQEAYRQVHVVEDSDDYNRQNVSVEGRGKINRPVSPFSPPQHARQSLQPASTNESELPTEEELMRRIRPEKDQIRGFTLQPVSAVEFNQEKESQFLDKTDVPYTESQGKKTRKSVPVSGVKGARGHAGHQSSSPHPPKHDLTWSIKEEVERLMQDQNSYSSYTTFCAGKAKKQQASHGSTVFKPSTPSVGKPTAAAVKGRRVDERTAIAPRLFGPSRAATTTARTHTSVSRFPQHPPKAKFTKNQEKDHCDSATDSDLKVSSELVASVQSLVAVLQQQMDTSTHQDAAQEVRGLQETRETRHLPQFNRDEQSSVVEELKVQLAQKERELQMMKKGAEELSSLKQQNFLLQSKLQTAEEASRKKSCMETADPATEEKLQEIDKEIKEQETLIKGYQQENEKLYLQMKAQQATSKANEEAMFNENQRLLNELAFTREQLNKTSRPVGNVCLMDHTQRITGLLAQVQELKRNEAKLYVDIHNLKQENKALEVDLQLIKNRRDLAKDQTISTSVLNVSGDKTSEMGVLENKHREEVVALKKKLQWFAKNQVLLDRDAGRLKAATAEIQLLKDQVETLKQAVGKRSTEQQRRAREKSLNMKRMQDLERQVKELEQILRSRNPNSLPALIYAAATAASHEDVGAAKTSPPSQITALLERRIQRLETELESHDEEAKCSLRAMEQQFHRIKLRYEQQISELEQQLQQKQQDEGAGLSKPWMSKIQTLEEKLQREKESSQEKENSLQNLIQSLQQQLKHKENPAPQKTQPSPGRQQRQAEAAFGIRIERLNQEVATKTRTIQDLTRTVERLQKERRNMLSLPNLRPEIRSTESKQQQGLTKTLCSPTIQETCAGEETFPAAQYEKTYQPTVFTGSHISEVLQENEALKQRVELLELQGEQEREALKADAVQAKEELCRLKEHFAEQLSSMKAEHLLVVDRLRATHALEHSSSKVAELTNKLNTQEIWIKQLQEQLKELQGSKDALAISRTRENVLQEQLTILLQELKEAKEAQSPEVKLLCSLETKILNIELKYQHKEEELQQVIEGAWQTAGVDHQSEVERWKRLAQDKSRQLEVFRLELDSILDILRHLQRHGLVLPTPDLPVTALFPQTT; from the exons gACTGTTGGAATTTGCGAAGTCTGTCAGGAAGTCTTTAAGGAATTCCCAGCCTATTCGAGAAGAGGATGAGGATCCAGAAGATGCTGGTTTGAAGAAAGAAGGGATGGAAACTGCTTTCCTTAACAGAGACAGTACAGAGACAGAGG actcAGGCATGGCACCAGCTGTGAACATGACCAGTATGGGCTTGGACACactggaagaagaagaggagaaagccAGGTTCTTTGCCCAGCTCGAGGCGGGAGCTTTGTCAACTATAGATTACTCCAAGCTGAACAGAGACCTAGACTCAACAAGCTGTACCATCGCCACTAACCTTGG AAAAGCAGAGGATGTGAAGGAGCTGAGTGATGGTCAAAGTGAGGTCAGAGTCCCAGAAACTAGAATGGAGTCTCCAG CCTTTACAGGCTCCCCACACTACAGTGACGATTTTGAAGATGAGAAGAATGCGAAAAAGCCACTAGAGGAG AAGTGTGCAACGTCTGCAATTTTTGCCAGAG tttctctTTATGATTCTTTGGATGAAACTGGTGACAGAAGAAAGGACACAGAGGGGTCACTAGACAAAG GCCACTCATATCTGCAAAGTGGAGGGTCTGACATGGAGGCTCTTCAGGAGGCCTACAGACAGGTCCATGTTGTGGAGGATTCAGATGACTATAATCGCCAAAATGTATCTGTGGAAGGGAGAGGAAAGATCAACAGACCTGTGTCTCCATTCTCCCCTCCTCAACATGCCCGTCAGTCTCTTCAGCCTGCTTCAACCAATGAGTCAG agcTGCCTACTGAGGAAGAACTAATGAGGCGCATCCGACCAGAGAAGGACCAAATTAGAGGCTTCACCCTCCAGCCTGTCAG TGCTGTGGAGTTCAACCAAGAAAAGGAATCGCAGTTCCTGGATAAGACAGATGTGCCTTATACAGAGTCACAagggaagaaaacaagaaagtCTGTCCCCGTTTCAGGAGTGAAGGGAGCCAGGGGACATGCCGGCCATCAGTCCAGCTCCCCACATCCTCCCAAGCATGACCTAACATGGAGCATCAAGGAGGAGGTAGAGAGGCTGATGCAAGATCAAAACAGTTATTCTTCTTACACAACCTTTTGTGCTGGTAAAGCTAAGAAACAACAG GCTTCCCATGGTTCCACTGTTTTTAAACCCTCTACGCCTTCAGTGGGGAAACCTACTGCAGCTGCCGTGAAAGGAAGGAGAGTGGATGAGAGAACAGCAATCGCTCCCAGGCTGTTTGGCCCGAGTAGAGCCGCCACTACTACAGCCAGAACCCATACCTCTGTTTCCCGTTTCCCACAGCATCCACCAAAAGCCAAATTTACAAAGAACCAAGAAAAGGATCACTGCGATTCTGCAA CAGACTCGGATCTGAAGGTGAGCAGTGAGCTGGTGGCATCTGTTCAGTCCTTAGTGGCCGTCCTCCAACAACAGATGGACACCAGCACTCACCAGGATGCTGCACAGGAAGTTAGAGGTCTTCAAGAAACCCGAGAGACACGGCACCTTCCACAGTTCAAT AGGGATGAGCAGAGCTCTGTGGTGGAGGAGCTAAAAGTCCAGCTGGCGCAGAAAGAGAGGGAGCTGCAGATGATGAAGAAAGGAGCAGAAGAGCTCAGCTCACTTAAACAGCAAAACTTCCTCCTGCAGAGCAag TTGCAAACTGCAGAAGAAGCTAGTCGGAAGAAGAGTTGTATGGAGACTGCAGACCCTGCTACAGAGGAGAAGCTCCAGGAGAttgataaagaaataaaagagcAGGAGACACTCATCAAAGGTTACCAGCAG GAGAACGAGAAGCTGTATTTGCAGATGAAGGCTCAGCAAGCCACAAGTAAAGCCAATGAGGAGGCCATGTTCAATGAAAACCAGAGGCTACTGAATGAGCTGGCTTTCACAAG GGAGCAGCTGAATAAAACTTCAAGGCCTGTGGGAAATGTTTGCCTAATGGATCACACTCAACGCATTACAGGCCTTTTAGCTCAAGTACAGGAACTTAAG AGGAATGAGGCCAAGCTGTATGTGGACATTCACAACCTGAAGCAAGAAAATAAAGCTCTTGAGGTTGACCTGCAACTAATAAAGAACAGGAGAGACTTGGCTAAAGACCAAACCATTTCCAcctcag TTCTGAATGTGTCAGGTGATAAGACTTCTGAGATGGGTGTACTggagaacaaacacagagaggaagtGGTGGCCctgaagaagaagctgcagtgGTTTGCTAAGAACCAGGTGCTGCTGGACAGAGATGCTGGCAGGCTGAAGGCAGCTACAGCTGAGATACAACTGCTCAAAGACCAG GTAGAAACACTGAAACAGGCAGTTGGCAAAAGAAGCACCGAGCAGCAGAGAAGAGCCAGAGAAAAATCTCTGAACATGAAGAGGATGCAGGACTTGGAGAGACAG GTGAAGGAACTGGAGCAAATTCTAAGAAGCAGAAACCCAAACTCGCTACCTGCCCTGATTTATGCTGCAGCCACGGCTGCTAGTCATGAAGATGTGGGTGCAGCCAAGACATCTCCACCTAGCCAGATAACTGCTCTGCTAGAGCGAAGGATTCAGCGTCTGGAGACTGAGCTGGAGAGTCATGATGAGGAGGCCAAATGCAGCCTGCGGGCAATGGAACAGCAGTTCCACAGAATCAAG CTCCGCTACGAGCAGCAGATTTCAGAattggagcagcagctgcaacAGAAACAGCAGGATGAAGGAGCAGGTTTGTCAAAACCATGGATGTCAAAGATTCAGACTCTGGAGGAAAAACTGCAACGTGAGAAGGAGAGCAGCCAAGAGAAAGAGAACTCTCTCCAAAACCTGATTCAGTCtcttcagcagcagctaaaGCACAAG GAGAATCCCGCCCCGCAAAAGACCCAGCCAAGTCCAGGCCGACAGCAACGTCAAGCCGAGGCAGCATTTGGCATTCGGATAGAGAGGCTGAACCAAGAGGTTGCCACCAAAACACGAACCATTCAGGACCTGACTCGTACTGTGGAGAGACTgcagaaagagaggaggaaCATGTTGTCTTTACCTAACCTACGGCCAGAAATACGTTCCACAGAGAGCAAACAGCAACAAGGCCTGACCAAAACACTTTGTTCCCCTACCATACAAGAGACATGTGCAGGGGAAGAAACGTTTCCAGCTGCACAGTATGAAAAGACCTACCAGCCCACTGTCTTTACag GAAGTCATATCTCAGAGGTTCTGCAGGAGAATGAGGCTCTGAAGCAGCgtgtggagctgctggagctgcagggTGAGCAAGAGAGGGAGGCACTAAAGGCTGATGCTGTACAAGCCAAGGAGGAGCTGTGCAG GCTGAAGGAGCACTTTGCAGAGCAACTGTCTTCAATGAAGGCAGAACACCTCTTAGTGGTGGATCGTCTGCGGGCAACCCATGCCCTGGAGCACTCATCCTCAAAGGTTGCCGAACTGACCAATAAGCTCAACACTCAGGAG ATTTGGATAAAACAGCTGCAAGAGCAGTTGAAGGAGCTGCAGGGTTCCAAAGATGCACTTGCAATATCCAGGACCAGAGAAAATGTTCTGCAGGAGCAG ctAACCATACTGCTGCAGGAACTAAAGGAAGCTAAAGAAGCTCAGAGCCCAGAGGTGAAACTATTGTGTAGCCTGGAGACGAAGATCCTCAACATCGAGCTCAAATACCAGCACaaagaggaggagctgcagcag GTGATTGAGGGAGCGTGGCAGACAGCGGGTGTGGATCATCAGTCTGAGGTGGAACGCTGGAAGCGCCTGGCTCAGGACAAAAGCAGACAGCTAGAAGTTTTCCGTCTGGAGCTGGATTCCATCCTGGACATCCTGAGACATCTTCAAAGACATGGATTGGTCCTCCCCACTCCTGACCTCCCCGTCACAGCCCTGTTCCCTCAGACAACGTAA